Proteins encoded within one genomic window of Clostridia bacterium:
- a CDS encoding glucose-6-phosphate isomerase yields the protein MQLKFDFNNMMKETLGEKEGLDFKLFETHKDLLDLAYSKVMDNRGKGWQEWTNLPFNQQDVVKDILETAKKYKDYDNVVVFGIGGSALGTIAVANALLHLRHNELDKSVRKAPRLYVEDNVDPERMQALLDVIDVEKTVFNVITKSGTTSETLSQYMIIYNVLKEKLGDKAKDNILITTTIGKGTLYDIAIKEGYKVFGLGQGVGGRFSVLSPVGLLPLALVGIDINALLEGAREMSEACFSPEVLKNPALCTAFLQYMSMRNGKNISVMMPYADSLKYMSDFYCQIWGESLGKAIDNNNNVVHVGQTPAKALGVTDQHSQIQLYTEGPFDKVVTFLAVEKYRNTVTIKPAGDYKEIEFLENKTLNELINCERKATEFALAKYKRANFTITLPEVNAHTVGELLQYFMYETAYCGAMLDIDTYNQPGVEEGKQATFAMMGRKNYETKLAEINSLKKDARYII from the coding sequence GAAACACTTGGAGAAAAGGAAGGCCTTGATTTCAAACTATTTGAAACACACAAAGATTTGCTTGATTTGGCTTATAGCAAAGTTATGGATAATCGTGGCAAAGGCTGGCAAGAATGGACCAATCTTCCTTTCAATCAGCAAGACGTTGTAAAGGACATTTTAGAAACCGCAAAAAAGTACAAGGATTATGACAATGTTGTTGTATTTGGTATAGGCGGTTCTGCTTTGGGTACTATCGCAGTAGCCAATGCTCTTTTGCATTTGAGACACAATGAACTTGATAAGAGCGTAAGAAAAGCTCCTCGTTTGTATGTAGAAGACAATGTTGATCCCGAAAGAATGCAGGCTTTGTTGGATGTTATTGATGTTGAAAAGACTGTATTCAATGTAATAACCAAGAGCGGTACTACAAGTGAAACCTTGTCTCAATACATGATTATTTATAATGTTTTGAAGGAAAAACTTGGAGACAAAGCAAAAGACAATATACTTATAACCACTACCATAGGCAAAGGCACACTTTATGATATCGCTATAAAAGAAGGATATAAGGTATTCGGCTTAGGACAAGGCGTTGGCGGCAGATTCAGCGTTCTTTCGCCTGTAGGACTTCTTCCTCTAGCATTGGTTGGCATTGACATCAATGCTTTGCTAGAAGGCGCAAGAGAAATGAGTGAAGCATGCTTCTCACCTGAAGTTTTGAAAAACCCTGCACTTTGCACAGCTTTTTTACAATATATGTCCATGAGAAATGGCAAAAATATCTCTGTAATGATGCCTTATGCTGACAGCCTAAAATATATGTCTGATTTTTATTGTCAGATTTGGGGTGAGTCGCTCGGCAAGGCTATTGATAATAATAATAATGTTGTTCATGTTGGACAAACTCCTGCAAAGGCTTTGGGTGTAACTGATCAACACAGCCAGATTCAGTTATATACTGAAGGACCTTTTGATAAGGTTGTTACATTCTTGGCGGTTGAAAAGTATAGAAATACTGTTACTATTAAGCCGGCAGGCGATTATAAAGAAATTGAATTTTTAGAAAACAAAACGCTCAATGAGCTTATTAATTGCGAAAGAAAAGCTACAGAATTTGCCTTGGCAAAATATAAGAGAGCTAACTTTACTATAACTTTACCTGAAGTTAACGCTCATACAGTAGGTGAGTTATTGCAATACTTTATGTACGAGACAGCTTATTGCGGCGCTATGCTTGATATTGATACATATAATCAACCTGGCGTTGAAGAAGGCAAACAGGCAACTTTTGCAATGATGGGCAGAAAGAACTATGAAACAAAACTTGCTGAAATCAATTCTTTAAAAAAGGATGCACGTTATATAATCTAA